The following coding sequences lie in one Tichowtungia aerotolerans genomic window:
- a CDS encoding glycosyl hydrolase family 28-related protein, with protein MNCKKIVLLLSFVAGIGFCAEDDFLLAGQLNGASFDLAWESTPNEMYLVYDTSDLNSAWQLHAYKFGSADTNLSFYSFSPYGAPRPAFLRVYQGGELLAVENCTRAVSSDNIEDGHHSNRYTSNPYTEYNDSTGWEVYVAAGDMWFDLPSAGADDVTVVTQGGILTNMVTGKRLDFTAVLRPPNDAQPVGAFWGLGLSYGTDEQWPASLISVELEDNGAARFYWDGELAATNWIPDRDARYVSITFNTVSKRAAVTVNGVEYFFATNAVYDTAAPVQMVMHAAKPAGDPALFRVDRYLTSALSTSQQRIVAETSVFNPLYFGADPTGTMDSAPAFEQMLEVLGSSRHSEIFIPAGTYLLNSPVDIPGIGNTSQYGMQIRGGGEEVTQLLVNNTSGGLRFAGTSISWMQLTVRDLSLVAMQPGIEYAFFMDLPPSGVTQNRNLNLINMNVRSSQPGDGNYFKTGCLVWNSWYPKFENIKVFADGSASNGNWSAQVGLDLEDCYNPMIGDCIFSGVATGIVYAAPYKFPEDGKVKNTLFDECSTGLLIDIGDPGDGWAEPAFHVNNCDFNFRDYGIYVNGMRQLFFSHNSFQCLDTQGSAFLGTGVARDFSPTDICLNYGYTAVIDHNFFSGPSTTNRIGVDVRSSSGYVSILGNQFDMEGAAVAYNTANPVFVRDNLYGGPQGVSATLRKYIAPSANEALLDGGFEAGFFDSDENGYEYRPSGTPWDFSGGAGCSEASTAFTSGNPAPPEGAQVLFLQNVGQASQALILEEGTYAVSFYAAQRLNSGAQTQQLQVLLGGVSGGTFQPTASGTYQPFEAVFTVPSQSIRALVLKGLGVTGYDVTVFVDEIRIVKQ; from the coding sequence ATGAATTGTAAAAAGATAGTCCTTTTGCTCAGTTTCGTCGCGGGAATCGGTTTCTGCGCAGAAGATGATTTCCTGCTGGCCGGACAGTTGAACGGGGCTTCGTTTGATCTGGCGTGGGAAAGCACGCCGAATGAGATGTATCTGGTTTATGATACCAGTGATCTGAACTCTGCCTGGCAGCTGCACGCCTATAAATTCGGATCGGCGGACACAAACCTGTCTTTCTACAGTTTTTCGCCGTACGGCGCGCCTCGTCCGGCATTTCTTCGGGTGTATCAGGGCGGCGAACTGCTGGCGGTCGAGAACTGTACCCGGGCTGTCTCCAGCGATAATATCGAGGACGGGCACCATAGCAACCGCTACACATCGAATCCCTATACGGAATATAATGACAGTACCGGCTGGGAGGTTTATGTGGCCGCCGGCGACATGTGGTTTGATTTGCCGTCCGCCGGGGCCGATGATGTGACGGTTGTGACGCAGGGCGGTATCCTGACCAATATGGTGACGGGAAAACGGCTGGATTTCACCGCGGTTCTTCGTCCGCCGAATGATGCGCAGCCGGTCGGAGCTTTCTGGGGGCTGGGCCTGTCGTACGGGACCGATGAGCAATGGCCGGCGTCTCTCATTTCCGTTGAGTTGGAGGACAACGGCGCTGCCCGCTTTTACTGGGATGGCGAGCTGGCGGCAACCAACTGGATTCCGGACCGTGATGCGCGTTATGTGTCCATCACCTTCAACACGGTTTCCAAACGGGCTGCCGTGACGGTGAACGGCGTGGAGTATTTTTTTGCGACCAATGCGGTGTACGATACCGCGGCGCCGGTTCAGATGGTGATGCATGCCGCCAAGCCCGCGGGCGATCCGGCGCTCTTTCGGGTGGATCGCTATCTGACATCTGCCCTGAGCACGTCTCAGCAGCGGATTGTTGCGGAGACGTCTGTCTTTAATCCACTCTATTTCGGCGCCGATCCGACCGGCACAATGGACTCTGCGCCGGCGTTTGAACAGATGCTGGAAGTTCTGGGAAGCTCGCGGCATTCCGAAATCTTTATTCCGGCTGGAACATATCTTCTGAACTCCCCTGTGGATATTCCAGGCATTGGAAACACTTCGCAGTACGGTATGCAGATTCGCGGCGGCGGGGAGGAGGTGACTCAGCTTCTGGTGAACAATACGTCGGGTGGATTGCGGTTTGCAGGGACGTCGATTTCATGGATGCAGCTGACCGTTCGGGACCTTTCGCTGGTGGCAATGCAGCCGGGAATTGAGTACGCCTTTTTTATGGACCTGCCTCCGTCCGGCGTGACCCAGAACCGCAACCTGAACCTGATTAACATGAATGTCCGCTCTTCGCAGCCGGGTGATGGAAACTATTTCAAGACCGGCTGTCTGGTGTGGAACTCGTGGTATCCGAAATTTGAAAACATCAAGGTGTTTGCCGATGGTTCGGCATCCAACGGAAACTGGTCCGCACAGGTCGGCCTGGATCTGGAAGATTGCTACAACCCGATGATCGGTGACTGCATTTTTTCCGGTGTGGCAACCGGAATCGTTTACGCCGCTCCCTATAAGTTTCCGGAAGACGGGAAGGTGAAGAATACGCTGTTTGATGAATGCTCGACCGGTCTGCTGATCGATATTGGCGATCCGGGTGACGGCTGGGCCGAGCCGGCGTTTCACGTCAACAACTGCGATTTTAATTTCCGGGACTACGGTATTTATGTGAACGGGATGCGGCAGCTGTTTTTCAGCCACAACAGTTTCCAATGTTTGGATACGCAGGGCAGCGCATTTCTCGGAACCGGTGTCGCCCGCGACTTTTCTCCGACCGATATTTGTCTGAATTACGGGTATACCGCTGTGATTGATCATAACTTTTTCAGTGGACCGTCCACGACCAACCGGATTGGTGTTGATGTCCGGTCTTCCAGCGGGTACGTGAGCATTCTCGGCAACCAGTTCGATATGGAAGGCGCGGCCGTTGCATATAACACCGCCAATCCGGTGTTTGTTCGAGACAATCTGTACGGCGGGCCGCAGGGCGTTTCCGCAACGCTCCGGAAATACATCGCTCCGTCGGCCAATGAAGCGCTGCTCGACGGAGGATTCGAAGCGGGCTTTTTCGATTCGGATGAAAACGGATATGAATATCGTCCGTCCGGAACCCCGTGGGATTTCTCCGGAGGCGCGGGTTGCAGTGAAGCCTCCACGGCCTTCACTTCCGGAAACCCGGCTCCGCCCGAAGGTGCTCAGGTGCTTTTCCTTCAGAACGTGGGGCAGGCTTCTCAGGCGCTGATTCTGGAAGAGGGAACCTATGCGGTATCCTTTTATGCGGCCCAGCGGCTGAACAGCGGCGCACAGACGCAGCAACTGCAGGTTTTGCTGGGCGGGGTTTCAGGTGGGACGTTTCAGCCGACCGCGTCCGGAACCTACCAGCCGTTCGAGGCGGTCTTTACGGTTCCGTCTCAGAGCATTCGGGCGTTGGTGCTGAAGGGCCTGGGCGTGACGGGATACGATGTGACGGTTTTTGTGGATGAGATTCGGATTGTAAAACAGTAA
- a CDS encoding glycosyl hydrolase family 28-related protein, whose translation MMVVFCLAVPVLYAQVDSAPFLENSRVYNPLDYGADPTGTTDSSPAFNAMIADIGADPQVEVFIPPGRFLLNSRVTFPVSDNSFQHGVSIRGGGQDATELWVNNAVGGLFVDASGMTRLCVQLSDLSFVAMQTNITTAFEFEAADAGDPLCRQLIVENVYITSPIHTSPNFFATGIKATSAWGARFVNVTIRKQGEYVDPVRHPEYGIFLQDCRAPVIRDCHINKVQTAIYHGKVNSTAREATIVNTYLVGVDVALDLQFRQKGEGWPLPNVHIDNCHFNYYDVGVNVVGARQVNISHVLFYCSERDGSQWYNNGSTTADYDPVDVDLVYASNVTIDHCLFVEPASPRRRAVQISSDSSYVLLSGNQFNMEGTAVYNQSSNSISCINSVFGGMVGDFSGGGAWLTRYVDTAGTMITDDLN comes from the coding sequence ATGATGGTTGTGTTTTGTCTGGCGGTTCCGGTGCTTTATGCGCAGGTGGACTCCGCTCCGTTTTTGGAGAATTCGCGGGTTTATAACCCGCTGGACTACGGTGCAGATCCGACAGGAACCACGGATTCGTCCCCGGCATTCAATGCTATGATTGCAGATATCGGTGCCGATCCGCAGGTCGAGGTGTTTATTCCGCCGGGCCGGTTTCTGCTGAACAGCCGGGTGACGTTTCCGGTGAGCGATAACAGCTTTCAGCATGGTGTGTCGATTCGCGGCGGAGGACAGGATGCAACAGAGCTTTGGGTGAATAATGCGGTCGGCGGACTGTTCGTTGATGCGTCGGGGATGACTCGTCTTTGCGTGCAGCTTTCAGATCTGTCGTTTGTTGCGATGCAAACCAATATTACAACCGCTTTCGAGTTTGAAGCCGCAGATGCAGGCGATCCGCTGTGCCGTCAGCTGATTGTCGAGAATGTGTATATTACCTCGCCGATTCATACCTCGCCGAATTTTTTTGCAACCGGGATCAAAGCAACCAGTGCGTGGGGCGCCCGGTTTGTTAATGTGACCATTCGTAAGCAGGGCGAATATGTGGATCCGGTTCGCCATCCGGAATACGGGATTTTCCTGCAGGACTGCCGTGCACCGGTGATTCGCGACTGTCATATCAACAAGGTGCAGACCGCGATTTATCATGGGAAAGTTAATTCCACGGCTCGCGAAGCGACCATTGTAAACACCTATCTGGTCGGTGTGGATGTTGCGCTGGATCTGCAGTTCCGGCAGAAGGGCGAAGGCTGGCCGCTGCCGAACGTGCATATTGACAACTGCCATTTCAACTATTACGACGTCGGCGTGAATGTGGTCGGAGCCCGGCAGGTGAATATCAGTCATGTTCTTTTCTACTGCAGCGAACGGGACGGAAGTCAGTGGTACAACAACGGCTCAACCACCGCGGACTATGACCCGGTTGATGTGGATCTGGTTTACGCATCGAATGTAACGATTGACCACTGCCTTTTTGTGGAGCCGGCCAGTCCCCGGAGGCGGGCCGTGCAGATTTCCTCCGACAGCAGCTATGTGCTGCTTTCCGGCAATCAGTTTAATATGGAGGGAACCGCAGTATATAATCAGAGCAGTAACAGTATTTCCTGCATCAACAGCGTCTTCGGCGGGATGGTCGGCGATTTCAGCGGCGGCGGCGCATGGCTTACACGCTATGTCGATACAGCCGGAACAATGATTACGGACGACCTGAACTGA
- a CDS encoding AraC family transcriptional regulator, whose translation MKLADRVSGFRIDDCVYPAGGTLGPRVQTSLQLFYVYSGYCDVFVDGREQRVGAGKIMLLLPNHVEQFRFARAEKTHHGFCSAYDAELSDRQLSDYQALTGVFPMSGKIRELTDWGKTLNVRTDASATNLYEQIAVLLFAEFFDSTGYPRQAVPLPEAVVRAQELIDSRYPESLDLACIARTGCVSPTHLIRLFKKYLGITPVEYLWRVRTENGRRLLVETGLNVSEIAYRCGFSAPYHFARRFRERYETSPRAFRVEQWTG comes from the coding sequence ATGAAATTAGCAGATCGGGTTTCGGGGTTTCGGATTGACGATTGTGTGTATCCGGCGGGCGGGACATTGGGACCGCGCGTACAGACGTCACTCCAGCTCTTTTATGTGTACAGCGGTTATTGTGATGTTTTTGTGGACGGGCGTGAGCAGCGAGTGGGGGCTGGGAAAATCATGCTGCTGCTGCCGAATCATGTAGAACAGTTCCGGTTTGCCCGTGCGGAAAAGACGCACCACGGCTTCTGTTCCGCATATGATGCAGAGCTTTCAGATCGTCAACTCAGCGATTATCAGGCATTGACTGGCGTATTTCCAATGTCTGGAAAAATTCGGGAGCTGACTGATTGGGGCAAAACACTGAATGTCCGAACGGATGCTTCGGCGACAAATCTTTATGAGCAGATTGCAGTTCTGCTGTTTGCTGAGTTTTTCGATAGTACCGGGTATCCCCGGCAGGCCGTTCCGTTGCCGGAAGCGGTTGTGCGGGCGCAGGAACTGATCGATTCCCGTTATCCCGAGTCGCTGGATCTCGCCTGCATAGCCCGAACGGGTTGTGTTTCACCGACCCATCTGATTCGTCTTTTTAAAAAGTATCTCGGGATTACGCCGGTGGAGTATCTCTGGAGAGTTCGCACGGAAAACGGCCGGCGGCTCTTAGTCGAAACCGGGCTCAATGTTTCCGAGATTGCCTATCGCTGCGGCTTCAGTGCTCCGTATCACTTCGCCCGGCGATTTAGGGAGCGCTATGAAACCAGCCCGCGCGCCTTCCGGGTTGAGCAATGGACCGGATAA
- a CDS encoding uroporphyrinogen decarboxylase/cobalamine-independent methonine synthase family protein → MTSKERIFRQLAGEPVDHIPLIGGWALGARNIAEIAGISIEDYQTDPLGGVLAANHALCCDGLVPPAIPDPANLDENHQGEVREEEFAHIEPEALLEYAEQIPDTEERVLAERFNEKKFEANLNAVYDMHQKNTKGFTLIPNDWGVSANFTLFAIYGYQAFLEAIAFYPEAVEKIFWESAVIARRQNQYHIEMIKKHDLPRMMFTGHDICNQMGPMCSPKYLKKSYWPHSKYALEPFVNEGIRLIHHCDGNVMPIIDDMIDAGYTGFQGFQYECGVDPYELAKRRGPNGETMLFMAGLSITRTLPFGTPQEAKDEIDYCMDYTDGGKGLFLFTSNVVGIEVPPINLKTAYHHAASIDPSTWQPKQRPWPWSQRQSKTLLN, encoded by the coding sequence ATGACCAGTAAAGAACGGATATTCAGACAGCTCGCAGGCGAACCGGTTGACCACATTCCGCTGATCGGCGGATGGGCGCTCGGTGCCCGCAACATTGCAGAGATTGCCGGAATCAGCATTGAAGATTATCAGACCGACCCGCTCGGCGGCGTACTTGCCGCCAACCATGCCCTCTGCTGCGACGGCCTCGTCCCGCCCGCAATTCCCGACCCGGCTAACCTCGATGAAAACCATCAGGGCGAAGTGCGCGAAGAAGAGTTTGCCCACATTGAACCGGAAGCCCTGCTCGAATACGCCGAACAGATTCCGGATACCGAAGAGCGGGTTCTGGCCGAACGCTTTAATGAGAAAAAATTCGAGGCCAACCTTAACGCCGTGTACGACATGCACCAGAAAAACACCAAAGGCTTTACATTGATCCCCAACGACTGGGGCGTTTCCGCAAATTTTACCCTTTTCGCCATCTACGGCTATCAGGCTTTTCTGGAGGCGATCGCCTTTTATCCCGAGGCCGTTGAAAAAATCTTCTGGGAATCCGCCGTCATCGCGCGCCGTCAGAACCAGTATCACATCGAGATGATCAAAAAACACGACCTGCCGCGCATGATGTTCACCGGTCACGACATCTGCAACCAGATGGGGCCTATGTGCTCCCCGAAATATCTAAAAAAAAGTTACTGGCCGCACTCCAAATACGCACTCGAACCGTTTGTAAACGAAGGGATCCGGCTGATTCATCACTGCGACGGAAACGTCATGCCGATCATCGACGATATGATCGACGCCGGCTACACCGGCTTCCAGGGCTTTCAGTATGAGTGCGGCGTTGATCCCTATGAACTGGCAAAACGTCGCGGCCCCAACGGCGAAACCATGCTTTTCATGGCCGGGCTTTCCATCACCCGCACCCTGCCCTTCGGTACTCCGCAAGAAGCCAAAGACGAAATCGACTACTGCATGGACTACACTGATGGCGGAAAAGGTCTGTTTCTGTTCACCAGCAACGTCGTCGGCATTGAAGTGCCGCCGATCAACCTGAAAACCGCCTATCACCACGCCGCATCCATTGATCCTTCAACATGGCAGCCAAAACAACGTCCGTGGCCATGGAGTCAGAGACAATCGAAAACCTTGCTGAACTGA
- a CDS encoding sialate O-acetylesterase produces the protein MNRTSLNDGRVEVRQNNQQAYVVAHPSEGGSCVLAAKVDLSQSDLGGAYGGFYLAMTDDANSALFATSRQDILSVRLITVGPHAGKLQLKILEGDSGWTFTQLSGVLAPRMLSGELLISLEYNPASLTAKAVVSSTAGEESVSVSAEIPSGQVGQLKFTAFGFGVSGYKSGTVGVDEFVLKLSSVVPGPAAALRRLLQGAPLDVYICAGQSNMLGSRSQRNQLPDSLQAVQREVFVFDGVDWLWLEPPEKGFGPEVTFADVLSQQSFRPIGIIKHSKGGTSLAVDWDPDDPNSLYAGLKNKVHAACESRSVKIKGMIWMQGERDSREEEKASAYAENLAHLIQTARADFSAPDMPFVAGRVNPLYPYVDLVRSAQEDCMEKAYAYINCDDLPKNDDHLHYTTAGQIELGKRFAETMLGLE, from the coding sequence TTGAATAGAACATCATTAAACGACGGCCGTGTGGAAGTTCGCCAAAACAATCAGCAGGCCTATGTTGTGGCACATCCGTCTGAGGGCGGATCCTGTGTTCTGGCTGCTAAGGTGGATTTAAGTCAGTCGGATCTGGGTGGAGCCTACGGAGGGTTTTATCTGGCAATGACCGATGATGCGAACTCTGCTTTATTTGCTACCTCCAGGCAGGATATTTTATCGGTCCGTTTGATAACTGTGGGACCGCACGCGGGAAAATTGCAACTGAAGATTTTGGAGGGAGACAGCGGGTGGACTTTCACTCAGCTCAGTGGAGTTTTGGCCCCCCGGATGTTGTCAGGTGAGCTGTTGATTTCTCTGGAATATAATCCCGCCAGCCTGACGGCCAAGGCGGTTGTATCAAGCACCGCCGGAGAAGAGTCCGTTTCGGTTTCGGCAGAGATTCCATCCGGGCAGGTTGGACAGCTGAAATTCACGGCGTTTGGTTTTGGGGTTTCCGGGTATAAGTCGGGGACAGTTGGTGTGGATGAGTTCGTGTTGAAACTGTCGTCTGTCGTGCCCGGTCCTGCGGCGGCACTGCGCCGGTTGCTGCAGGGCGCACCGCTGGATGTTTATATCTGTGCCGGGCAAAGCAACATGCTTGGCTCGCGGTCTCAAAGAAACCAGCTCCCTGATTCGCTTCAGGCAGTGCAGCGCGAGGTGTTTGTATTTGACGGGGTTGATTGGCTCTGGTTGGAGCCTCCGGAAAAAGGATTCGGCCCGGAGGTGACTTTTGCGGATGTGCTCAGTCAACAGAGTTTTCGCCCGATCGGCATTATCAAACACAGTAAAGGGGGAACCAGCCTTGCTGTGGATTGGGATCCCGATGATCCGAATTCATTATATGCAGGCCTTAAAAATAAGGTTCACGCAGCTTGTGAATCCCGAAGCGTGAAGATTAAAGGTATGATCTGGATGCAGGGAGAACGGGACAGTCGGGAAGAAGAAAAGGCATCAGCTTATGCCGAGAATCTGGCGCACCTAATCCAAACGGCTCGCGCTGATTTCTCAGCACCCGATATGCCGTTTGTTGCCGGTCGGGTAAACCCTCTGTATCCATATGTGGATCTGGTACGGAGTGCTCAGGAGGACTGCATGGAAAAAGCATATGCTTATATCAATTGCGATGATTTACCGAAAAATGATGATCATCTTCACTATACTACTGCCGGGCAGATTGAATTGGGGAAACGGTTTGCAGAAACCATGCTGGGCCTTGAATGA
- a CDS encoding glycosyl hydrolase family 32, whose amino-acid sequence MNIFFTVLLFISLNAFSERLYNGIQLPSDWPPEQLDAASTDPMPVPYLECPPEIIPIDVGRQLFVDDFLIEQTSLVRTFHYPKKYHGNPVLKPKNSLEWTEGSGRGVAAPLSGAVLWDEEEQVFKLWYNAGWHGTICYATSKDGIEWARPKLDIVPDTNQVYPADLRPDSTTVVRDWWTENSAGKYKLFVREPGGLGGKGGRCFESPDGIHFGNSVLTGNMGDRSTIFYNPFRKKWVFSIRSAFRGRSRHYWESEDLMADNQWELDEENYRQGRWSPGQPVVWAGADALDLPDADIGLKPQLYNLDAVAYESIMLGFFQIWRGPNNNDCHGVPKVTELNFAYSRDGFHWDRPDRTTAIEASRTAGVWDRGYIQSVGGICTVRGDQLWFYYSGMEGDESIPKGMYANGATGIAVLRRDGFASMKTPDDKGSLITRPVLFSGKHLFVNADVPEGTLKVEMLDVDGNSIPPFVLENSHVFTGDSTVYEMTWDDGADLSVLAGKPVRFRFVLERGDLYSFWVSCDRTGRSDGYVAAGGPGFKDPKDTVGAASLVAEQKIR is encoded by the coding sequence ATGAATATTTTTTTTACAGTATTGCTTTTTATTTCGCTCAATGCTTTTTCAGAACGATTGTATAATGGGATCCAATTGCCGTCTGATTGGCCGCCTGAGCAGTTGGATGCCGCATCAACAGATCCAATGCCGGTGCCCTATCTTGAGTGTCCTCCCGAGATCATTCCAATCGATGTGGGACGGCAGTTGTTTGTGGATGATTTTTTAATTGAACAAACCAGTCTTGTGCGGACATTCCATTATCCGAAGAAATACCACGGGAATCCGGTATTGAAACCGAAAAACTCTTTGGAGTGGACCGAAGGGAGTGGAAGGGGTGTGGCTGCGCCGCTGAGTGGAGCTGTCTTGTGGGATGAGGAAGAGCAGGTTTTTAAGCTCTGGTATAATGCGGGCTGGCACGGCACGATCTGCTATGCGACCAGTAAAGACGGGATCGAATGGGCCCGCCCGAAACTGGATATTGTTCCTGACACGAATCAGGTTTATCCGGCAGATCTGCGGCCTGACTCAACAACTGTCGTGCGGGATTGGTGGACAGAAAACTCTGCAGGAAAATATAAACTATTTGTTCGTGAGCCCGGCGGGTTGGGCGGCAAAGGCGGCCGCTGTTTTGAATCTCCTGATGGAATCCATTTCGGAAATTCTGTCTTAACCGGGAATATGGGAGATCGCAGCACGATTTTTTATAACCCCTTCCGGAAAAAGTGGGTTTTCAGTATTCGATCAGCTTTTCGCGGACGATCCCGGCATTATTGGGAAAGTGAAGATCTGATGGCTGATAATCAATGGGAGCTGGATGAAGAGAATTACCGGCAGGGCCGCTGGAGCCCCGGTCAGCCGGTTGTATGGGCCGGAGCCGATGCGTTGGATCTGCCGGATGCGGATATTGGACTCAAGCCCCAGCTTTATAATCTGGATGCGGTGGCTTATGAAAGCATCATGCTCGGGTTCTTCCAAATCTGGCGAGGGCCGAATAATAATGATTGTCACGGTGTTCCCAAAGTTACGGAGTTGAACTTTGCGTACAGCCGGGACGGATTCCACTGGGATCGTCCAGACCGGACAACCGCGATCGAAGCCTCTCGGACGGCAGGCGTATGGGATCGGGGTTATATTCAATCGGTGGGAGGTATCTGTACGGTTCGAGGAGATCAGCTCTGGTTTTACTATTCCGGAATGGAAGGCGATGAATCAATCCCCAAAGGCATGTATGCGAATGGAGCGACGGGGATTGCTGTTCTAAGACGAGATGGCTTCGCATCGATGAAAACCCCAGATGATAAAGGAAGCCTGATTACACGTCCGGTTTTGTTTTCAGGGAAGCACTTGTTTGTAAATGCTGATGTTCCTGAAGGAACATTGAAGGTGGAGATGCTGGATGTAGACGGGAACAGCATTCCTCCGTTTGTGTTGGAAAACAGCCATGTTTTTACCGGGGACAGCACCGTGTATGAGATGACCTGGGATGATGGTGCGGATTTGTCCGTGCTTGCCGGAAAGCCGGTTCGATTCCGTTTCGTACTGGAGCGGGGTGATCTTTATTCTTTTTGGGTCAGTTGCGACAGAACGGGCCGGAGTGACGGGTATGTTGCTGCCGGCGGCCCGGGATTTAAAGACCCGAAAGATACGGTTGGGGCCGCATCGCTGGTTGCAGAACAGAAGATCAGATAA
- a CDS encoding AraC family transcriptional regulator, with protein MKTASNILFYRIDDHVYDPGGTLSRWQTNLQLHYTYTGSVAIQVDSEHWVQHAGEICLLLPGHQEHFQYSETEHTHHGFCTAAGVTLSEETVRLYEGIPRNIKTSPRIKPLTDLARTLYEEKNEAAKNLYNQIAEMIFAEFFYSAGIPSNQSQSLPSAIQRAQDFIGTHYTEPFTLPELAEFCFVSQGHLIRLFKEHLQTTPIRYLWAIRLQHAVEKLTDTRLNVSEIAFQCGFVSPDHFSRLFKQHFKLSPLQYRKNQQHLTNSCIHTLTPKKKQR; from the coding sequence ATGAAAACGGCATCCAACATTCTTTTCTATCGCATTGACGATCATGTTTATGACCCCGGCGGCACACTGTCGCGCTGGCAAACAAACCTTCAGCTGCATTACACATATACAGGGAGCGTTGCCATTCAGGTCGACTCGGAACACTGGGTACAGCACGCCGGCGAAATCTGTCTGTTACTGCCAGGCCATCAGGAACATTTCCAATATTCGGAAACGGAACATACGCATCACGGCTTCTGCACTGCAGCCGGCGTCACCCTCTCCGAAGAAACCGTCCGCCTGTACGAAGGCATTCCCCGCAACATAAAAACCAGCCCCAGAATCAAACCGCTCACCGATCTGGCTCGAACTCTCTACGAAGAAAAAAACGAAGCCGCAAAAAACCTCTATAACCAGATCGCGGAAATGATCTTTGCCGAATTCTTCTACTCCGCCGGAATCCCGTCCAATCAAAGCCAAAGCCTGCCATCAGCCATTCAGCGGGCCCAGGACTTCATCGGAACCCATTACACGGAACCCTTCACCCTGCCCGAGCTGGCAGAGTTCTGCTTTGTATCACAAGGACATCTCATCCGGCTGTTTAAAGAACATTTGCAGACCACTCCGATCCGTTATCTATGGGCCATCCGCCTGCAACACGCTGTAGAAAAACTCACCGATACCAGACTCAATGTATCCGAAATTGCCTTTCAGTGCGGCTTTGTCTCCCCCGATCATTTTTCCCGCCTGTTTAAGCAGCACTTTAAACTTTCTCCGCTTCAGTACCGTAAAAACCAACAGCATCTGACGAACTCCTGCATCCACACCCTGACCCCGAAAAAGAAACAGCGATAA